The sequence GTTAATGGTGAGTATTTGACATGCGACCCCAGACTCTAGGGCAGTATGCGTGACCTATTCAGCGGTGAGTGAGTGACTAGTGCCAGCGGTTCACCCCGATGGTCCTAAGTTCGCGGTCGTCGCTGCCGGCGCAATCGGCTTAGCTTCGACCGCGGCGGACTTTTATCCACAATGGAATGTAGCGCTATGAAAAACCTTTTGTTCGGCCTATTGGCCGGCATTTCATCCACGTCGCTGGCGGTGGAGCCGAGGAATCCGGACGTCAAGCCAATAATCAGCGGAACGAGTCCGGACTCGGATATTCACTGTCAAGTGGAGGCTCCTGGAACCTGGCAAGGGGGCGTGGGCCCGCTGGAGCAAAGCCTCTACCAGTTTACCCGCGATGGACGCCTGCAATTTGCCATCTCAAACACCGCCAATGGCAATAACGCGGTGGGTTTTGGATCCTGGCAGAATTGCAGGGCGCAATACGTGGCGATTCTCCATGGCAGCACCCATTACGCCGTCGTCGATTTCACGTTTTCTGTGGATAACGACGCGATGGTCGTCGACGATGTGGTCCAGTTTTTCGATACCTATGGGACTCTGCTTGGAAAGTCCCCGAACCACGTCGTATTGCGCCGCGTTACTCGGTGAATAGATAAGCCGATAGGACGGATCGTCCCCCGCACAATCCAGCCGGTTTCCTTCCCCCCAATCTCGATACAGGTAAGTTCCCACTGTCGGAGGCGCGCCATGGATTCGGCTATGCCAGCTCCTTGTTCAAGTCGAGAGCCCGGGGAAGCACCGGCGACTTCAAGGAGCGATCAGGTGAAGCCCGAAGTCATGAGTGCCTCGGTCCTGGATATTGCCCGACAGACGCTGAATGCCGAGAAGGAAGGTCTCGTGGCGCTCAGCGCGGCCCTTTCCGGAGAGCTCGGGGAAGCCTTTGTGCGCGCCGTGTCGATGATTCGGGTGGCACAAGTCAAAGGCGGCCGAGTGATTCTGACCGGCATCGGCAAATCCGGTCATGTCGGGCGCAAGATGGCGGCAACCCTGGCCTCAACCGGTACGCCCGCGTTTTTTGTACATGCCGCCGAGGCCCGCCATGGCGACCTCGGCATGATTCGGGCCTCTGACGTTGTGCTGGCGCTTTCGTGGTCCGGCGAAGCGACGGAATTACTCGACGTCATCGACTATACCCGCCGCTTCAAGATCGGCCTCATTGCCATCACATCCCAGGCCAAGAGCGCCCTTGGCACTTCGGCCGACGTCGTTATCCCGTTGCCGAGGGTGACCGAGGCTTGTCCCCATGGACTCACCCCGACCACCTCGACCACGATGCAGATGGCCATCGGCGATGCCCTGGCCATATCGCTACTGTCGGCGCGCGGTTTTTCCGCTTCCGAATTCAGGGAGTTTCATCCGGGCGGCAAGCTCGGGGCCCTGTTACGCCGGGCGCGGGACGTGATGCATACCGGGGAGGCCGTGCCGATCGTGTCCGAGCGCGACCGCTTGTCACGGGCCATTGTGGAGATGACCTCCAAGCGTTTTGGCATCACGGCCGTCTGCGACGAGGCGGGCATGATCGTCGGCGTCATAACCGATGGCGACCTACGGCGCGCCTTTGAAAAGGGTTTTTCCGATCACAGGGTGCAAAACGTCATGTCGGAGGCGGTTCCACTGATCGCACCCGATACCCTGGCCCATCAAGCCCTTGCCCAAATGCGCGAAGCTCGGGTGACGTGTTTTTTGGTCGCCGAACATGGACGCCCGGTCGGGGTATTGCACATTCAGGATCTCTTGCGCATGGGTGCGCGATGAGGTGTGGGGAAACCCCATGGGGAAAAGTATCGGCATCTGCGGTGATCTATAAGCGGAATCCCCCTATGCGACTCATTCTTGCAAGACACGGAAACACCTTCAATTTAGGCGAGAAAGTGGTATGGATCGGGGCGCAGACCGATCTTCCCTTGGTGGATAAGGGGCGGGAACAAGCGCGGGAGATCGGTTTCGGCCTTTCCCGGGCAAAGTTGAAGCCGGATGTCATTCTCACCGGTCCATTGGCGAGGATGCGAGAAACTGCGGCCATTGTGGCAGGTGTGGTGGGTTGTCCAGCGGCGTCGCTCAAGGTGGATGACCGATTACAAGACCTCGATTATGGACTGTGGGAGGGCAAGTCCTCTGTCGAAATCGCCCGGCAGTTTGGGCACGACGCGCTGCTTGCCTGGGAATGCGGCAACCGTTGGCCCAATAACGCTGGATGGCAACCATCACAACAGAAAGTTATCGATAACATTAATTCTATTCTATCAATGGGCGCAATCGACGATTGGTATAACGATAAGACGGTCCTTGCCGTTTCGAGCAGCGGAATATTTAGGTTAATGAGCAGATTGGTGGGAGTCATTCCAGACCTGGCCAAAATAGCTACTGGCCATATTTCCCTTATCGAAACCAGTGCATCGAAGACCCACGTCCACGGTTGGAACATCCACCCGGGATCGCTCGAGCAGTATTTACGGCACGCCCCGTTAGATGCCTAAGTACGGGATCCATTATGTCGAGCAGTATGACAAGCTCTGCGCTCATTGTGCTGCCCCGGCTTTGCTTAGCTTGCATCGAAGGCGCCCTCTCCAACGCTACCTTAGATTACTAAAAAGGGGAACGTTAATGCCTCTCAGGGATATTGGTTTGGCCATGCTGGTGGTCACCATTTGGGGCGCTAATTTCACGGTTATCAAGCTTGGGCTGGAAGGTGTGCCCCCGATGCTGTTTGCGGCCCTGCGATATGTTTTTGCTGCGCTGCCAGCTGTGTTCTTTGTGCGACCCCCATCCATCCCTGCACATTATTGGGTCATATACGGCCTCACGGTCGGCATCGGACTTTTCGGGTGCTTGTTCTATGCGATTCATATCGGCATGCCGGCAGGCCTTGCGTCGGTAGTCGTTCAGGCGCAAGCGTTGTTTACCCTTTTGTTTGCTGCTGTGGTATTACGGGAGGCAATATCGGTTCCACAGTTGGTTGGACTTGGCCTCGCAGTCGTAGGTTTGTATTTGATTGGATATAACCCCGGCGAGGCCGGTACATGGAACGTTTCTCCCAGTGCCTTGTTATGGACGCTCACCGGAGCGGCCTTCTGGGGGATATCTAATATAGTCGTTCGCAAGGCATCTACCGCTGCTATCGCCAAAAATCAGCAGCTGGATATGTTTAGCTTGGTCGTATGGTCAAGCCTTGTACCTCCAATCCCTCTGTTCCTGTTGGCCTTGCTCTTGGACACGCAAGACCTCGTTTTCAAGTCCATCGTCGGCCTGAACGAGATGTCGTGGTCTGCAATTCTGTATCTGGCATTCGGGGCGACACTATTGGGGTTCAGTGCCTGGAGCCACCTGCTCTCAAAACACCCGGCCAATCGTGTTGCGCCGCTGTCTCTGTTTGTCCCGGTAACCGGGCTATGCACGGCAAGTCTGGTACTGGATGAACGGTTATCGAGCACGGAATGGCTGGGATGCCTTTTCGTATTGTTCGGGTTAATCGTCGCTACGGTCCGATTGCCAAAGCTCCTTCGCGTGACCGCCGATGGGGTAGGGTAGCGCGATGGCCGGTTGGCAAAAGGCTTTGATGGGTGGAATGAACCCCCGGTTTCCTCGGGAAATGCCTAAAAAGCAGCCGATACCCCGCAGGAAAATGCGCTCAGCGTGCCCCGCTTAAACGGTGTGGCTGGCGATGACGGAAAAGAAATGGCCCGCACTGGGAGGATATTGGTCCCGTTTTGGGATGGAGTTGCCATTCCAGCCACTCAGCGCATTGGCGCCCCCTTGATGACATACTAAAGGACTTACAGCATGCAACTTCTGGATATACCGCCGTTGACAGTACCGTTTGAAACCAGGCTGAATCCCTATATGCGCGAATCATGGGAGGGATGCCTAGCGTGGGCGGAGCGCATAGGTCTGATCGCGTCGGAAAAAGCGCGATCCCGCATTGCGAAAGCCTGTTACGACCAGTTGGCCGGCTATGCCTACCCCTATGCGGATCGAGAAGGGCTGGAATGCGCCATGTGTTTTTCTCTCTGGCTTTTCCTTCTCGATGACCAACTCGACGAATGCACTCTAGGACGCCAAAGCGATATCGGTCATGGGATGCTGGATCACCTGCTGATACTGGTAAAGCATGGTGTATTGGCCGATGGGACGGCATCCCGTATCGAACATGCCTGGGTTGATCTTGCAGGCCGCATACGGGAGCATTGCGACGCCCATCAATGGCAGCGGTTCGTGGATCATATGGTGGGATATTTAAATTCTTTGAAATGGGAAATTCGCAACCGCTCCGCGCAGCGCGTGCCCGACCCATTGCTGTTTTCCGAAATGCGACGGCAAACCGGGGGCGTACTGCCTTCCTTCGATTTCATCGAATTCGCCAACGCGATCGCTCTGGATGACGATGTCCTCCGCGACCAGCATTTCAAGGTTATGTACGACTGCGCCGTGGATATCGTCTGCATCGTCAACGACATTATCTCCTACCAGAAAGAAGCGGCACGGGGTGAGGTGAACAATTTCGTCGTAGTCTACGCAAACGCTTTGGGATTATCCACGGCGGAAGCGACGGCCTTTCTTGCCAATTTGCTCAGGCTCCGCATTGACACATTTGTGGATGCCAAGGCGGTGATGGAAGTTACGCTTGATCGGCTAACCAACGCCAAAGGCAGGAACAGCGCCTGGGTTTATATTTCTGGCCTAGAACATTGGATGCGGGCAAACCTGGAATATTCCAAAATATCCGGCCGCTATCATGACATCGAGATAGCGCAACGGGATCGGCCCATGAGCTGGATCGAAAATCTTACTTTAGTACCGCAGACGTCCTTACTTCCACCGCAGTAGACCCTTTACGGTCGTTACGGCGGAAATCCGAGCTCCACCGGCGGTCAGGGGCTGTCTGGGACGGCCTGACCCCCCGCCGGTGGAGTGCGGAAGCCGGTAGCGGCGGATTCTCCCTGCCTGCGCTTATGATTCGCCAAGGGCTATCCTCCAGACCTCAACCCGAACGCCGTTTCGGCCGTCCAGCGGCCCCGCCCAGCGCCATTCAGCCATAGCCGGGTCTTTGAGCCGGAAGTCTCGAGGGCATTACGTCAATAGCTTCTGCTGTCAGCCGAATTGGACAGGCGGGAGGCTCGTGTCAGCAGTAAGTCTAATACGGTTGCTTCACAATGTATGCATAAATGGAAAAGAGTGTCCCATATCGAGTCATTTTCGATTGTACTAAAAGGTCACATAAGTAAAAATACGTACGTATAATATCTACGCTGATTCGTAACAATGGGACAGTAACTTCTGCGTATCGAAAGGATATTGTGTCACTTCTCGATACGCTAGGAGCTTCCATGTCCCTACCAGCACGATCGCTGTTTGCCAAGGCAAGCACGCTGCTCGGCTTCCTGTTGCTATTTGGAAACGCCGAGGCGCGTCCTGCTATTCCGTACACGCCATTCAGTGGGAATGGCTGCCAGAAGTCGATTAAGATTCCAATTCCTATCAGCGATTTTTTCCAGAATAAGTTTGTCAAGATTACAGCTACAGGCCAAATCAGCGTCGGTGAAGTGTGCAATCGAGTTGTCTCAAACCCTAACAACCCGGCTGCTCGGTTCATGTACATTACCACACTCACTGATGTCGAAATCAAATATACCCTCTCCGTAGCTGGAGACATCACCAAGATGAGCGGCATACCAAACGAGATCAAGACCAGTCTACCGCTTGGGGCTATCCCGCTAGCGCCTGGGGTTGCTGCAGTACCACTATTGAAAGCCAGTCTAGGGATAGAAGGGAAAGTGGTTGTCGGCCTGCAGCCGACCTTGCGCATGAAAGGCCAGCTCGTCATAGGTGGCATTATGCCGCAGATGGGCCCGATCATCCCCTTCTTTTACGATGGAACGCAGAAGGAGGTAGCGGTAGGCCGCCATAGCGGCGCTACGCAAGACCTGATGGACCCGCCTATAACCCGGGGGTGTGAGGCCACTGGGAGTTTTCCGGGGGGGTTCCAATCCAAGTTCTTCTCGAAGCTGGGTATCGATTTGACCCTCGATGGCCTCGTCCCCTTGGCCTTTGCTTCAGTGAAATACTATTTCGAAGCCGATATGACGCCAAACTTTAAGGGGGGTGGCGTTACTACGTATCCGACCTTTTTTGTGTATGACGGTTTGGAGCCGGAATGGGGGCTATATCTTGACGTCTTGCAACTCGCCGCGGGCCCCTTGGGATTGTTGTTAGGACCCGAACCGAGGCTCGGTCACCAGTTCAATCTTTTGAAACGGAAGCTCTTTGAGGGGACGCCTTATAGTGACAAACCTCCCATTTGCCACGAAAGCGTGAAAGGGTTTTGCGATTTGTGGGTGAAATGGTATCCACCACACAAGTGCGATCCCAATCCGCCCTCGCCCAAGCCGCCCGCACCGCCACAACCTCCTGCTCCACCTAGCCCAGGCTCCAACAGCATGGTTAGTCTCGCGGGACCAAACTGCCCACACGGCGTCGACGTCCGCACGCCGGACAATACCTGGTACTCGACCAAGGAAGGCGGTTATGCCGGCGAAGGCTGCACCGGTGAGTATTTGTGGACCCATTCCAATGGCGCCCAATCGTCCGGTGATACAGTCACCTGGTTCTGGACTCCGGGGCTTCGGCAGGCGGGAACCTGTACTTTCTCGGTGTTCGTACCGGCGACCCATTCGATCGTTTCCACGGCGCACCCAGCGTACTACGAAGTCTATGCCGCGGATGGAACCGGTCCGGCGAAACATCTCGGCGGCTTCACCATTGACCAATTGAACAGCAATGGTTGGGTGGACAGCGGACGGTCATGGCCGTTGCCGGCGGAAGGCAGCATCTGGGTCACCCTGGATGACCGAGGACCCACCGGTTACGGGATCGCCGCAGACACCATACGTGCCTACTGCAAAGAAGGTGGTACTGGTGCGCCGCCTCCGCCCCATGACAACAACGGCGTGTACGGCCCGGGGGC is a genomic window of Candidatus Methylocalor cossyra containing:
- a CDS encoding terpene synthase family protein, whose product is MQLLDIPPLTVPFETRLNPYMRESWEGCLAWAERIGLIASEKARSRIAKACYDQLAGYAYPYADREGLECAMCFSLWLFLLDDQLDECTLGRQSDIGHGMLDHLLILVKHGVLADGTASRIEHAWVDLAGRIREHCDAHQWQRFVDHMVGYLNSLKWEIRNRSAQRVPDPLLFSEMRRQTGGVLPSFDFIEFANAIALDDDVLRDQHFKVMYDCAVDIVCIVNDIISYQKEAARGEVNNFVVVYANALGLSTAEATAFLANLLRLRIDTFVDAKAVMEVTLDRLTNAKGRNSAWVYISGLEHWMRANLEYSKISGRYHDIEIAQRDRPMSWIENLTLVPQTSLLPPQ
- a CDS encoding EamA family transporter; this encodes MLVVTIWGANFTVIKLGLEGVPPMLFAALRYVFAALPAVFFVRPPSIPAHYWVIYGLTVGIGLFGCLFYAIHIGMPAGLASVVVQAQALFTLLFAAVVLREAISVPQLVGLGLAVVGLYLIGYNPGEAGTWNVSPSALLWTLTGAAFWGISNIVVRKASTAAIAKNQQLDMFSLVVWSSLVPPIPLFLLALLLDTQDLVFKSIVGLNEMSWSAILYLAFGATLLGFSAWSHLLSKHPANRVAPLSLFVPVTGLCTASLVLDERLSSTEWLGCLFVLFGLIVATVRLPKLLRVTADGVG
- a CDS encoding KpsF/GutQ family sugar-phosphate isomerase, which produces MKPEVMSASVLDIARQTLNAEKEGLVALSAALSGELGEAFVRAVSMIRVAQVKGGRVILTGIGKSGHVGRKMAATLASTGTPAFFVHAAEARHGDLGMIRASDVVLALSWSGEATELLDVIDYTRRFKIGLIAITSQAKSALGTSADVVIPLPRVTEACPHGLTPTTSTTMQMAIGDALAISLLSARGFSASEFREFHPGGKLGALLRRARDVMHTGEAVPIVSERDRLSRAIVEMTSKRFGITAVCDEAGMIVGVITDGDLRRAFEKGFSDHRVQNVMSEAVPLIAPDTLAHQALAQMREARVTCFLVAEHGRPVGVLHIQDLLRMGAR
- a CDS encoding histidine phosphatase family protein — its product is MRLILARHGNTFNLGEKVVWIGAQTDLPLVDKGREQAREIGFGLSRAKLKPDVILTGPLARMRETAAIVAGVVGCPAASLKVDDRLQDLDYGLWEGKSSVEIARQFGHDALLAWECGNRWPNNAGWQPSQQKVIDNINSILSMGAIDDWYNDKTVLAVSSSGIFRLMSRLVGVIPDLAKIATGHISLIETSASKTHVHGWNIHPGSLEQYLRHAPLDA